Proteins encoded together in one uncultured Sphaerochaeta sp. window:
- a CDS encoding NAD(+)/NADH kinase, with translation MEQRQVRHVLIIANWSKKTSHTLSQTIVDYLAEKGIESSVSRTNRGNEPLVVNKDTDLVICLGGDGTVLYCARYLQDLGIPILAINVGTFGYITEISVEEWQEAIDYFLEGKNTISRRLMIRVGVFRKGKKVFTAHGLNEMVVSSSGISKVVSLSLRIGSTEAGFFRSDGMIIATPTGSTGYSLAAGGPILDVDLTSLIITPICPFTLSNRPVVVSGDSTITLTIPKGQRTGLMLSVDGQQNFCLQEDDMIVVEKSQSKALLVASERRNYIEVLRDKLNWSGGGLHA, from the coding sequence ATGGAACAGAGACAGGTACGTCATGTATTGATCATTGCAAACTGGAGCAAGAAGACATCCCATACCCTCTCCCAGACAATTGTCGACTACCTTGCTGAGAAGGGGATTGAAAGTAGTGTAAGCAGAACGAACAGGGGAAACGAGCCCTTGGTCGTGAATAAGGACACCGACTTGGTCATCTGCCTTGGAGGGGACGGGACGGTACTCTACTGTGCGCGCTACCTCCAGGATTTGGGAATCCCCATCCTTGCCATCAACGTAGGAACCTTTGGTTACATCACGGAGATATCGGTGGAGGAGTGGCAGGAAGCTATTGATTACTTCTTGGAAGGAAAGAACACCATCAGCAGAAGATTGATGATCAGGGTAGGGGTATTCAGGAAAGGCAAGAAGGTATTCACCGCTCATGGACTGAATGAGATGGTGGTATCCTCCAGTGGTATCAGTAAAGTCGTCAGTCTCTCGCTGCGTATCGGGTCAACCGAGGCAGGATTTTTTCGTTCAGACGGCATGATCATCGCAACCCCAACCGGTTCCACAGGCTACAGTCTTGCAGCCGGAGGTCCTATACTGGATGTGGATCTCACCTCCTTGATTATAACCCCGATTTGTCCATTCACCCTGTCCAACCGGCCAGTGGTGGTAAGTGGGGATTCAACCATCACTCTGACCATTCCAAAAGGGCAGAGAACCGGATTGATGCTGTCCGTGGACGGACAACAAAATTTCTGCTTGCAGGAAGATGATATGATCGTTGTGGAAAAATCGCAGAGCAAGGCACTGCTGGTCGCAAGCGAAAGGCGTAACTATATAGAAGTATTACGTGATAAACTAAATTGGTCCGGGGGAGGATTGCATGCTTGA
- a CDS encoding DegT/DnrJ/EryC1/StrS family aminotransferase yields the protein MALIPFYKPTLRRKDMDAVLQTMVDERIGPGERKNEFLKQFCTYIGAGEGIALRSYPDALRAALLTFSLPPGAKVGVSVLSPSLYASIAKEMQLELVLGDIDEESGCLSQGEASRLVEEGAQALLIHEPMCQIPLHCEYRSLGVPVIEDISQSLGSCFDEEKAGGFGDLVVCALEEDAVVSAAGGAVLAIMHGDYQKTLTALFREYREYVELPDMNAALGLIQLSNLDDHLSKRREFYTLFSNALLKTEHKLYGIGNIDFKPNGYGFCVVLDSRAEDAIKFANKYQVSAQKTFSDTLAKGYKDRFDLFPKALPPHLRGISLPLYPFLKQSDTELLMKVISHLP from the coding sequence GTGGCTTTAATCCCATTCTATAAACCGACCCTACGCAGGAAAGACATGGATGCAGTATTGCAGACCATGGTAGATGAACGTATTGGGCCGGGAGAACGCAAGAATGAGTTTCTGAAACAGTTTTGTACCTATATTGGAGCCGGTGAAGGGATTGCTCTTCGCAGTTATCCTGATGCCTTGCGTGCAGCATTGCTCACGTTCTCGCTTCCACCAGGAGCAAAAGTAGGAGTGAGTGTGCTCTCTCCTTCACTCTACGCCTCAATAGCAAAAGAAATGCAACTTGAATTGGTACTCGGTGACATAGATGAGGAGAGTGGTTGTCTCAGCCAGGGCGAGGCGTCTCGCCTTGTCGAGGAAGGAGCACAGGCACTCTTGATTCATGAGCCAATGTGCCAGATACCACTGCATTGTGAATACCGATCACTTGGAGTTCCTGTCATTGAGGACATCAGCCAAAGCCTTGGTAGTTGCTTTGACGAGGAGAAAGCTGGTGGGTTCGGAGACCTGGTTGTGTGTGCATTGGAAGAGGATGCAGTGGTTAGTGCAGCTGGAGGCGCCGTATTGGCAATCATGCATGGTGATTACCAGAAGACACTCACTGCACTATTCCGTGAATATAGGGAGTATGTGGAACTTCCCGATATGAATGCTGCACTGGGATTGATCCAGCTTTCCAACCTTGATGACCATCTTTCCAAGAGAAGGGAGTTCTATACGCTTTTTTCCAATGCGCTTCTCAAGACTGAACACAAGCTGTATGGAATTGGGAACATAGATTTCAAGCCCAATGGATATGGGTTCTGTGTTGTCTTGGACTCCAGAGCCGAGGATGCCATCAAATTTGCGAACAAGTATCAGGTTTCTGCACAGAAAACGTTCTCAGACACCTTGGCTAAGGGGTACAAAGACCGATTTGATCTTTTCCCGAAGGCCCTGCCTCCCCATCTCAGAGGAATATCGCTTCCTCTTTACCCATTCCTGAAACAATCAGATACTGAGTTATTGATGAAGGTCATCAGCCACCTACCGTAA
- a CDS encoding MATE family efflux transporter, translated as MQQDMTRGNPLRLIFFFMLPILGGNLFQQFYTMVDTFVVGRFIGVHALAAVGSTGPITFFVLGFVIGLNAGFSVIISQKFGAKDERSMRKAVAMSILSALFLSILVSFLAIISVKPLLEILNTPQNIIKDAQDYLVILYLGIVATIYYNLLAAILRALGDSRSPLYFLLIASVLNIIGDLVSVIILDMGVKGVALATISSQGISALLCLFYIYKRYPILHLKREDWSIDWPMIGRLLRIGLPSALQFSVCAIGVMIVQSVINTFGSDTVAAYSVGTRIEQLVTQPLMTLGLAMATYSAQNLGGGYLPRISQGLKSALMLNVLFSLAAFLLVFFAGDFLALLFIDASQSHVIEQTSQYLSLVSYFFIPLGLIFVFRNTCQGLGSGLIPMLSSIQELLFRALAAFTLPGLLGYEGIILSSPLAWIAAAILLIFAYRIQMRHFRSIMKQTA; from the coding sequence ATGCAGCAGGATATGACCAGAGGCAATCCCCTTAGGTTGATTTTCTTTTTTATGCTTCCCATTCTTGGAGGCAACTTATTCCAACAGTTCTATACGATGGTAGATACCTTTGTCGTCGGTAGATTCATCGGCGTCCACGCATTGGCAGCAGTCGGTTCTACCGGACCGATCACGTTCTTTGTGCTTGGATTCGTTATCGGACTCAATGCAGGCTTCTCTGTGATCATCAGCCAGAAGTTCGGGGCTAAGGATGAGAGGAGCATGCGGAAGGCAGTAGCAATGAGCATCCTCTCAGCTTTATTCCTCTCTATACTTGTTTCCTTTCTCGCGATAATCTCTGTCAAACCTCTGCTGGAAATACTCAATACACCACAAAACATCATCAAGGATGCACAAGATTACCTAGTTATCCTGTACCTTGGCATTGTTGCCACCATCTATTACAACCTACTGGCAGCCATCCTCCGTGCCTTGGGAGACAGCAGGTCCCCTCTCTATTTTCTTCTGATTGCAAGTGTATTGAATATCATCGGCGACCTTGTATCTGTCATCATCCTGGATATGGGTGTCAAGGGAGTTGCGCTTGCCACCATCTCAAGCCAAGGGATATCTGCTCTGCTCTGTCTTTTCTATATATACAAGCGATACCCGATATTGCACCTGAAGAGAGAAGACTGGAGTATTGACTGGCCTATGATCGGCAGACTTCTGCGTATCGGATTGCCAAGCGCACTCCAATTCTCTGTCTGTGCAATCGGGGTCATGATAGTCCAGTCTGTCATCAATACCTTTGGCAGCGATACTGTTGCAGCCTACTCGGTGGGAACTCGCATTGAACAACTGGTGACCCAACCACTGATGACCCTCGGGCTTGCAATGGCGACCTACAGCGCACAAAACCTAGGAGGAGGGTATCTTCCCAGAATTTCCCAAGGTCTGAAAAGTGCGCTTATGTTGAATGTGCTTTTCAGTCTGGCAGCATTTCTTCTGGTATTCTTTGCAGGTGATTTCCTCGCCTTGCTCTTCATCGATGCTTCGCAAAGTCACGTGATTGAGCAAACCAGTCAATATCTCTCTCTTGTCTCGTACTTCTTCATCCCTCTGGGTCTCATATTTGTTTTCAGAAATACCTGCCAAGGATTAGGATCTGGATTGATTCCTATGCTTTCTTCCATTCAGGAGCTGCTATTCCGAGCGCTTGCAGCCTTCACGCTTCCTGGTTTGTTGGGATATGAAGGAATCATCCTCTCCAGCCCACTGGCTTGGATTGCTGCAGCCATCCTCCTGATTTTTGCCTACCGGATCCAGATGCGTCATTTTCGCAGCATCATGAAGCAGACTGCCTGA
- a CDS encoding ATP-binding protein, with translation MHIYGYQRTGFNGTLLRVQVARSNTTFTIRGLSQAKASRLKGEVKAYYQGPLPRLSIQVPAHSSIDGILAPVLLAMICMEKNLLEISKHSILLYGTIDLTGSLISLPPLHRELTQLCAEAGISLILSGENISPINKHCISCPSIASALSQLWRFALLHPENEIQSKETGKKHTLEEDPFFGILGLQEAKQALCYAVAGEIPLLFYGPPGSGKSLLLNRTKALLPPLLGERAQEVWAIHGKQSIESPLLRLEAGMSQQKILAGTPPWISRAHGGALLVDELSNQKPKVRTTLAQLLDTHQVGDYPLLYSMVAATNGCRCANLGNPHGICRCTQVQIDQFWGLIGWPLLDRFAIALALEPEPLLTGTVQAFHVDRKAMEHVRSLQPKRKSEGFAHLFPRYSKVMDHTQRSLRRAKLCCTLAQVIADWEGKESVTQEIMEKAYSLYLLPKDRHYH, from the coding sequence ATGCATATATATGGATACCAAAGAACCGGATTCAATGGCACCCTCCTTCGGGTGCAGGTGGCAAGATCAAACACCACTTTCACTATACGTGGACTCTCCCAGGCTAAAGCTTCCCGCTTGAAGGGAGAAGTGAAAGCCTACTATCAGGGCCCCCTTCCCCGACTCTCAATCCAAGTGCCAGCCCACTCATCCATCGATGGCATACTTGCTCCAGTTCTGCTTGCAATGATTTGCATGGAGAAAAACCTCCTGGAAATAAGTAAACACTCAATCCTGCTGTATGGGACTATCGATTTGACAGGATCCTTGATAAGTCTCCCTCCTTTGCATAGAGAACTAACACAGTTATGCGCAGAAGCTGGAATTTCACTCATTCTGAGCGGTGAGAATATCTCCCCAATCAATAAACACTGTATTTCCTGTCCTTCCATTGCCTCTGCATTGAGTCAACTCTGGAGATTTGCATTACTTCATCCAGAAAACGAGATACAGAGTAAGGAGACAGGCAAGAAGCATACATTGGAGGAAGATCCATTCTTCGGCATCCTTGGCTTGCAAGAAGCGAAACAAGCGCTCTGTTACGCTGTTGCTGGTGAAATACCACTTCTTTTCTATGGACCACCAGGTAGTGGAAAAAGTTTATTACTGAACCGGACCAAAGCCTTGCTTCCCCCTCTTTTAGGAGAGCGCGCGCAAGAAGTCTGGGCAATCCACGGGAAACAAAGCATTGAATCCCCTCTTTTACGTTTGGAGGCTGGAATGAGTCAGCAGAAGATACTCGCAGGAACCCCTCCCTGGATAAGCCGGGCACATGGGGGTGCACTGCTTGTGGATGAACTCTCAAACCAGAAACCAAAAGTAAGAACTACACTCGCACAGTTGTTGGACACACACCAAGTTGGTGATTATCCACTTCTTTACTCCATGGTTGCCGCTACCAACGGATGCCGTTGTGCAAATCTGGGTAATCCTCATGGAATATGTCGTTGCACCCAGGTGCAGATTGACCAGTTCTGGGGACTCATCGGCTGGCCCTTGCTTGACCGGTTCGCCATTGCCCTTGCATTGGAGCCGGAACCATTGCTGACGGGAACAGTTCAGGCATTTCATGTTGACAGGAAAGCCATGGAGCATGTCCGATCCCTGCAACCAAAACGCAAGAGCGAAGGTTTTGCCCATCTTTTTCCCCGTTACAGCAAGGTGATGGACCATACGCAAAGGAGTCTCAGGAGAGCAAAACTCTGCTGCACCCTTGCGCAGGTGATTGCAGACTGGGAAGGAAAAGAATCGGTTACCCAAGAGATAATGGAGAAGGCTTACTCGCTCTACCTACTTCCCAAAGATCGTCATTACCACTAG
- a CDS encoding AEC family transporter has product MIEQILPVVPLLLLFLLGYALQRTNFFSTESLSHVKRIVSDLALPALLFQAFSSIELESRYLILVILIFIVCLIMVVLGHYIGKLLKIHSPYFALMMTGFEMGMFGYAVFVSFQGEAHLGKIALVDLGQVVFVFTILMALMIKHRDGTAKGSELLRKIVTSPVILAIIAGLATSFIAPHVQSSPLWDTLAEMIDLLAQLTVPLIAITIGYGIHIKKELIGKSLKTILARRVLLTLFALLLNALVVDSWLGMDRMYQVALMTMFLTPPPFVISIYMRSDEEGESDYVDNTLSLDTLVSIVAVIIASAMYA; this is encoded by the coding sequence ATGATTGAACAGATACTGCCTGTCGTACCGCTATTACTGCTTTTCTTGTTGGGCTATGCGCTGCAACGAACCAATTTCTTCTCTACCGAATCACTTTCTCATGTAAAGAGGATTGTCTCTGATCTTGCCTTGCCGGCATTATTGTTTCAGGCCTTCTCTTCGATAGAACTGGAAAGCCGTTATCTTATTCTGGTTATCCTCATTTTTATTGTATGTCTGATCATGGTTGTCTTGGGCCACTATATTGGAAAGCTTCTGAAGATACACAGCCCCTACTTTGCATTGATGATGACCGGCTTTGAAATGGGAATGTTTGGTTATGCAGTATTTGTCTCCTTCCAAGGGGAAGCACACCTGGGAAAGATTGCTCTGGTAGATCTTGGACAGGTAGTATTTGTCTTTACCATCTTGATGGCCTTGATGATCAAGCATCGCGATGGAACCGCCAAAGGCAGTGAACTACTGAGAAAAATCGTCACCAGCCCAGTAATCCTTGCAATTATTGCAGGGCTTGCTACCAGCTTCATAGCTCCCCACGTCCAAAGCTCTCCCCTCTGGGATACCCTGGCTGAAATGATTGACCTGCTTGCCCAGTTGACGGTTCCCCTCATTGCAATCACCATCGGTTACGGAATCCATATCAAGAAGGAGCTGATAGGAAAATCCTTGAAGACCATACTGGCAAGAAGGGTATTGCTTACCCTGTTTGCCCTCCTCCTGAATGCATTGGTGGTAGACTCCTGGTTGGGAATGGATCGGATGTATCAGGTTGCGCTCATGACGATGTTCCTTACCCCGCCACCGTTTGTAATCTCAATCTATATGCGCAGTGATGAGGAAGGTGAATCGGATTACGTCGACAACACGCTCTCTTTGGATACGCTTGTCTCCATTGTTGCAGTAATAATCGCTTCAGCAATGTATGCTTGA
- a CDS encoding cation:proton antiporter, with the protein MALSLAELMILCLLVEYLLQRIHVPPLIGMLAVGAVLGPQILGLLDPDLIRIGSDLRMIALIVILLRAGLELSRESLHKVGLQAILLAFLPAVFEAALIIALAPGLLSISRGESVLLACVLAAVSPAVVVPMMVQFIKEGRGTKKAIPTLVLAGASLDDVTVIVAYSIVLSLYVGDAVNISWMIASIPLSLVFAVIVGYLIARFLIRVFERYNPRATKRAMTLLAIAIALVHIGDLLEARHIPFAALLAVMAIGFIILERRESMAHELSSKLGKIWVFAQIVLFAMVGAQVDLNAAKEAGFAAILLILIALVSRSVGTYLCTLGSGFSLKEKLFVVISYLPKATVQAAIGSAPLAAMGERGMDTRPGQIILAVAVMSIILTAPLGAFAISWGGRHLLSVDGSEGSSSSALVASEAEYDLLKD; encoded by the coding sequence ATGGCACTAAGTCTTGCGGAGTTGATGATTCTCTGTCTTCTTGTTGAATATCTATTACAGCGTATCCATGTTCCCCCACTTATAGGGATGTTGGCAGTAGGGGCAGTCCTTGGTCCACAGATATTGGGATTGCTCGACCCTGACCTGATACGAATCGGCTCAGACCTGCGTATGATTGCACTCATCGTAATACTTTTGCGTGCAGGGCTGGAACTTTCAAGAGAGAGTCTCCATAAGGTAGGGCTCCAGGCCATACTGCTTGCATTTCTTCCCGCAGTCTTTGAAGCCGCTCTCATCATAGCCTTGGCACCTGGGCTGCTCTCTATAAGCAGGGGAGAGAGTGTTTTGCTCGCATGTGTGCTTGCGGCAGTCTCTCCGGCTGTGGTGGTTCCCATGATGGTTCAGTTCATCAAGGAAGGCAGGGGTACCAAGAAGGCCATCCCTACCTTGGTGTTGGCCGGTGCAAGCCTGGATGATGTAACGGTTATCGTTGCATACAGTATTGTCCTCTCACTCTATGTTGGGGATGCTGTGAATATTTCATGGATGATTGCATCCATTCCCCTCTCGCTGGTTTTTGCAGTTATTGTTGGGTATCTGATCGCTCGATTCCTGATCAGGGTGTTCGAACGGTACAATCCACGTGCAACCAAACGGGCAATGACCCTCTTGGCGATTGCAATTGCTCTGGTCCACATTGGGGACCTGCTTGAGGCCAGGCATATACCTTTTGCAGCACTTCTTGCTGTCATGGCTATCGGGTTCATTATCTTGGAAAGGAGGGAATCGATGGCTCACGAGCTCTCCAGCAAACTGGGGAAAATCTGGGTCTTTGCGCAGATAGTGCTTTTTGCCATGGTAGGGGCGCAAGTAGATCTGAATGCAGCAAAGGAAGCCGGCTTTGCTGCAATTCTTCTTATTCTTATCGCACTGGTGAGTCGATCGGTGGGTACCTATCTCTGTACACTCGGCTCTGGATTCTCTCTGAAAGAGAAGTTGTTTGTCGTTATTTCCTATCTTCCCAAGGCAACAGTGCAGGCCGCAATTGGCTCTGCTCCCCTTGCAGCAATGGGTGAACGTGGTATGGATACCCGCCCTGGTCAGATCATCCTGGCCGTTGCCGTGATGAGTATTATTTTAACTGCTCCCCTGGGTGCGTTTGCCATCAGCTGGGGTGGCAGGCATCTTCTCTCGGTGGATGGGAGTGAAGGCTCGAGCTCCTCTGCATTGGTAGCGAGTGAAGCTGAGTACGATCTGCTTAAGGATTGA
- a CDS encoding M42 family peptidase, translating to MTNIKRIQRICDANGISGFEDAVLEVIRKDGAHLGSFEEDSLRNLYLSRTQNQEGKPTVLLDAHTDEVGFMVKCIREDGMLEFIPIGGWVTTNIPAHMVRVQRRDGSTIPGIVGSKPPHYQSEAERKSVPDISSLFIDIGASSKQHAIELGAEVASPVIPEATCSYNSETKLLFGKAFDCRLGCSTILDVMEDLQEEPLDVNLVAGFASQEEVGCRGAQLTARKVNPDVAICFEGSPADDTFLPPYQQQTIVGKGPMLRFIDSKMITNPRFQRFALDLAEKHQIPVQQGVRNGGATNAAALHLSGQGIPTIVIGIPVRYAHTHWGISSVEDVESSIRLARAILSNLSEEIIAGF from the coding sequence ATGACAAATATTAAACGAATACAGAGAATCTGTGACGCCAATGGCATTTCAGGATTTGAAGACGCAGTACTTGAGGTCATCCGCAAGGACGGAGCACACCTGGGTAGTTTTGAAGAGGACTCCTTGAGGAATCTCTACCTCTCCAGAACACAGAACCAAGAGGGAAAGCCAACTGTACTGCTTGATGCACATACCGACGAGGTAGGATTCATGGTCAAATGCATCCGTGAGGATGGGATGCTTGAATTTATCCCCATCGGGGGATGGGTTACCACCAATATTCCTGCTCATATGGTACGGGTACAGAGGCGTGATGGCTCCACCATTCCCGGTATTGTTGGATCAAAACCTCCTCACTACCAAAGCGAGGCAGAACGAAAAAGCGTTCCAGACATCTCCAGTCTGTTCATCGATATCGGGGCATCCAGCAAGCAACATGCCATAGAACTGGGAGCTGAAGTGGCAAGCCCAGTCATCCCGGAGGCAACCTGCTCTTACAATTCAGAAACAAAGCTGCTCTTTGGCAAGGCCTTCGACTGCAGACTTGGTTGTTCAACCATTCTTGATGTCATGGAAGACCTTCAGGAAGAGCCACTTGATGTCAATTTGGTCGCCGGTTTTGCAAGCCAGGAGGAAGTGGGGTGCCGAGGAGCACAACTCACCGCAAGGAAAGTCAATCCAGATGTAGCCATCTGCTTTGAGGGAAGTCCGGCTGATGACACCTTCCTTCCCCCCTATCAGCAGCAGACCATCGTGGGCAAGGGCCCCATGCTCCGATTCATTGACTCAAAAATGATAACAAACCCAAGATTCCAACGCTTTGCCCTCGATCTTGCAGAGAAACACCAGATACCCGTACAGCAAGGGGTAAGGAACGGTGGGGCAACCAATGCAGCTGCTTTGCATCTATCCGGCCAAGGTATTCCTACCATCGTGATCGGCATCCCGGTCAGGTATGCACATACACACTGGGGAATCAGCAGCGTGGAGGACGTTGAGAGTTCAATCCGCCTCGCGAGGGCAATTCTCAGCAATCTCAGTGAGGAGATAATTGCTGGGTTCTGA
- a CDS encoding aldehyde dehydrogenase produces MNEVQLCISEMRTFFRNGSTQSVAWRKTQLKKLKDGIKEHEKQILDALFEDLGKSDFEGFATELGLVYAEIDKHLKHLDSWTSKKRVRNTLLSFPSKAYTISIPLGIVLIMSPWNYPFQLTIAPLVSALAAGNCVIVKPSRYSNHTSKVMESLIAKLFPSHYVTVFQGGSEMNQELLSHRYDHIFFTGSPVVGRVVMEAAAKTLTPVTLELGGKSPVIVEANSDIPLAARSIIWGKCLNAGQTCIAPDYVLVERPVASQLIEEMKAAITNMFGSDPLHCEDLPRIINERHFNRLISLFEEGTLVYGGQIDPKNLKIAPTLMTDVQRTGTLMSDEIFGPILPILTYETFEQAVGYVQAREHPLALYLFSNDKEHQEHVVRTVSYGGGCINDTVMHLSNPHLPFGGVGASGMGSYHAKQGFDTFSHQKSVLESKRWLEIKLRYAPYRGKLALIKRLFS; encoded by the coding sequence ATGAATGAAGTACAGCTCTGCATCTCTGAGATGCGAACATTCTTCCGTAATGGTTCAACCCAGTCGGTTGCATGGAGAAAGACTCAGCTCAAGAAACTGAAGGATGGGATCAAAGAGCATGAAAAACAGATTCTTGATGCACTATTCGAGGATCTGGGAAAATCCGATTTTGAGGGATTTGCAACTGAGCTCGGATTGGTCTATGCAGAAATAGACAAACATCTCAAGCACCTGGATTCCTGGACGAGTAAGAAACGGGTAAGAAACACTCTGCTTTCGTTTCCTTCCAAAGCCTACACAATCTCCATACCCTTGGGGATTGTGTTGATCATGAGCCCCTGGAACTATCCATTCCAACTGACCATTGCTCCCCTGGTCAGTGCCTTGGCAGCTGGTAACTGCGTCATTGTCAAACCCTCGAGGTACAGCAACCATACATCAAAGGTCATGGAATCCCTGATCGCAAAACTCTTCCCGAGCCACTACGTGACCGTTTTCCAGGGAGGCAGCGAAATGAACCAGGAGTTGCTCTCCCACCGCTATGACCATATCTTTTTTACCGGTAGCCCAGTTGTTGGCCGTGTGGTCATGGAAGCTGCAGCCAAGACACTCACCCCGGTCACCCTGGAACTGGGGGGAAAAAGCCCTGTCATCGTGGAAGCAAATAGTGACATTCCTCTTGCAGCCCGCAGTATTATCTGGGGAAAATGTCTGAATGCAGGGCAAACATGCATAGCGCCTGACTACGTACTGGTTGAACGCCCTGTTGCTTCCCAATTGATAGAAGAGATGAAGGCGGCAATCACCAACATGTTTGGGAGCGACCCATTGCACTGTGAAGACCTTCCGCGAATCATCAACGAAAGACACTTCAACCGGCTCATCAGCCTTTTTGAGGAAGGAACGCTCGTCTACGGTGGGCAGATCGACCCAAAGAACCTGAAAATTGCCCCAACCCTGATGACTGATGTACAGAGAACAGGAACCCTCATGAGTGACGAAATATTCGGCCCGATTTTGCCCATCTTGACCTACGAAACCTTTGAACAAGCCGTCGGTTATGTGCAGGCACGGGAGCACCCCTTGGCACTGTATCTGTTCAGCAACGACAAGGAACACCAGGAACATGTGGTAAGAACCGTCAGTTATGGAGGAGGATGCATCAATGATACGGTCATGCATCTCTCCAACCCCCACCTCCCCTTTGGAGGAGTTGGGGCCAGCGGTATGGGTAGTTACCATGCGAAACAGGGGTTCGATACCTTCAGCCACCAGAAAAGTGTGCTCGAGAGTAAACGATGGCTCGAAATAAAACTGCGTTATGCCCCTTATCGGGGAAAGCTTGCTTTGATCAAACGATTGTTTTCTTAG
- a CDS encoding fucose isomerase, whose translation MNNIAQVRLGLVAVSRSCFPKALSERRRNAVKEAYQDPIYECPITVEDEKDMRAALEDASKHDVNALVVFLGNFGPETAETLLAKYFDGPVMYVAAAEGDGDLHDGRGDAFCGMLNCSYNLALRSLRAHIPEYPVGTAREVATMIEEFIPVARAVISLKQLKIISFGPRPQDFMACNAPIQGLFDLGVEIEENSELDLLVAYNKHKDDKRIDSLVKEMASEIGSSPYEGILPRLAQYELTLLDWVEQHKGERQFVAFANKCWPAFQTEFGFVPCYVNSRLTAQGIPVSCEVDIYGALSEYIGICVSDKPVTLLDINNTVPSKMYEEHIRAKRSYRNDELFMGFHCGNTSCSLLKNPHMGYQVIMKRDLEPDLAEPDITRGTMEGDLVSGPVTVYRLQSDARGRLRAYVAQGEVLDVPSESFGSIGVIGIEEMARFYRYVLLKKAYPHHAAVAFSHVGKALFNVFTYLGIEDIAYNQREGLPYEGENPFKH comes from the coding sequence ATGAATAATATTGCACAGGTCCGTTTGGGATTGGTCGCGGTGAGCCGCAGTTGCTTTCCCAAAGCCTTGAGTGAACGAAGAAGGAATGCAGTCAAGGAAGCATATCAGGATCCCATTTACGAATGCCCTATTACCGTTGAGGATGAGAAGGATATGCGCGCTGCTTTGGAAGATGCCTCGAAGCATGATGTCAATGCATTGGTAGTGTTCTTGGGCAACTTTGGCCCGGAGACTGCCGAGACCCTGCTTGCCAAATACTTCGACGGACCAGTGATGTATGTTGCCGCGGCGGAAGGAGATGGGGATTTGCATGATGGTAGGGGGGACGCCTTCTGCGGAATGCTCAACTGTTCCTATAATTTGGCTTTGCGTTCCTTGCGTGCACATATCCCTGAGTATCCTGTCGGCACTGCCCGGGAAGTCGCCACCATGATTGAGGAGTTCATCCCTGTTGCGAGAGCCGTCATATCCCTCAAGCAATTGAAGATTATCTCCTTTGGTCCAAGACCACAGGATTTCATGGCATGCAATGCACCCATCCAGGGACTATTCGACCTCGGGGTGGAGATTGAGGAAAACAGCGAGCTCGACCTGCTGGTAGCCTACAACAAACACAAGGATGACAAGCGCATTGATTCCTTGGTGAAGGAGATGGCAAGTGAGATCGGCAGTAGTCCGTACGAGGGAATCCTGCCCAGACTCGCCCAATATGAGTTGACACTGCTTGATTGGGTTGAACAGCACAAGGGGGAGCGCCAGTTTGTTGCCTTTGCAAACAAGTGCTGGCCAGCATTCCAGACAGAGTTCGGCTTTGTTCCCTGTTATGTGAACAGCCGTCTTACAGCCCAGGGTATTCCCGTCAGTTGTGAAGTCGATATCTATGGAGCATTAAGCGAATACATTGGTATCTGTGTGAGTGATAAACCTGTGACCTTGCTGGATATCAATAATACGGTTCCCTCCAAGATGTATGAAGAGCATATACGGGCAAAACGGTCTTATCGAAATGATGAGTTGTTCATGGGTTTCCACTGTGGAAACACCTCCTGTTCCCTGCTCAAGAACCCCCATATGGGATATCAGGTGATCATGAAGCGTGACCTCGAACCGGATCTTGCAGAACCCGATATCACCAGGGGGACGATGGAAGGGGATCTGGTATCCGGTCCGGTTACCGTGTACCGCCTGCAGTCTGATGCTCGGGGGAGACTGCGTGCATATGTCGCGCAAGGAGAGGTCTTGGATGTTCCAAGCGAAAGCTTTGGAAGCATCGGCGTGATAGGCATAGAAGAGATGGCTCGATTCTATCGGTATGTGCTTCTTAAGAAAGCGTACCCGCACCATGCTGCGGTAGCTTTCAGCCATGTCGGGAAGGCCCTGTTCAATGTTTTCACCTATCTTGGAATTGAGGATATTGCCTACAACCAGAGGGAAGGACTACCCTATGAAGGCGAGAATCCGTTCAAGCATTAA